The DNA region TTCTGGCAAGTGCCTATCAGACCGACCTTGCAGCCGAAGCCGCTGAGAACTTTCTTTATAACGGTAGTGATGGTAGTCTTTCCATTAGTGCCTGTAACACCGATAAGTTCAAGTTCTCTTTCGGGGTGACCGAACCATGCTGCACACAGCATCGGGAAAGCTGCCCTTGTGTCACTGACGATTATCTGCTTGTCAAGACCAAGGTCTCTCTCGCAGACAACCGCTGCGCAGCCTTTTTCCAGCATCTGCTTTGCGGCATCGTGTCCGTCAAAGGTCTTGCCCTTTATGCACACGAATATGCTGCCTTCGGTGACTTCCGCTCTTGTATCGGAAGTCAGCCCTGTTATTTCCATATCGGGCAGAGAAGTCTCTGCCACTTCTTTTATAAGTTCATATAATCTCATTCAAGTTCATTCCCTTAATATTTTTTACATTCACCCTTACTGCGAAGCTACTTCCATAGTTGCGAATGTTACCGTTACAGCTGTACCGAGAGGTACGCTGGTACCGGGTTCGTAGGTCTGGTCGCCAAGCGCATAGCTTACTTCTTCAGCCGCTGCAGAGCCCTCTGCTATCAGGTTCAGACCGTAGGTCTCCAGAGTTGCCTTAGCCTGACTTCTTGTAAGACCCTGTATGCTGGGCACAATGACCTTCTCGATCTCTGTTCTCTGATCGGTATACAGCACAACAGAACCGCCATGCTCGATCTTTACGCTTGCAGGCATCTGTCTGAGGACTGTATCGCCTTCGCCCTTTATCTTAACTACAAATCCAAGTTCTTCAAGTGTCTTTGTAGCCTCTTCAACGGTATAGTACTGAACGTTCGGAACATTTATGGATACGTTTTCCAGTTCCTCTTCGGTGTAGTTCGGGAACATACCCATGTAAGGGAGCACCTCGCTGAGCACTTCCTGACAGATAGGCGCAGCCACCATACTTCCGTAGAACTGCTCGCCTGTTGGGTGATCCACCAGCACCAGCATGATTATCTCGGGATCCTCCGCAGGAGCGAATGCGCAGTAGGAGCCAACGTAGGTATCGCCCTTTGCATTTTCGTCCAGCTTCTGCGATGTACCCGACTTACCTCCTATGCTGTAACCGGGTATGTAGCAGTTTGAACTCTTGTTTGTCTCAACAACGCCCTTGAGTATATCTCTCATGGAAGCAGAAGTCTCTTCCGAGATTATCTGTCTCTTGACTTCCCTGTCGTTTCTCTTTACAACGTTTCCGTTCTGGTCGGTAATGCTGCTGACAACTCTCGGCGTAACAACATATCCGCCGTTTACCGCCGCTGATACTGCTGTTATCATCTGTATCGGAGTGACCTTGTTGGTCTGACCGAAAGCAGATGTAGCCAGTTCAACGGGACCCAGCCAGCTGAGCTGATGTATATTGTAGGAATTAACTTCGCCCGGCAGGTCGATGCCGGTAAGCTCGTTATATCCGAATCCGTCGAAATACTTTACAAAGTTATCAGCGCCAAGTTTAAGACCTATCTGCACAAATGCAGGGTTACAGGAGTTTGCCATAGCCGCCGCAAGATTCTGCGAACCGTGGTCGCCTGTTGTCCAGCAGGAGATATCTCTGTCTTCAACGGTTATGTGATTGTTGCAGTTGAATGTCTCGTCCAGCGAGATCGCTTTTTCTTCAAGTGCCGATGCACCTGTGATTATCTTGAATACAGAACCGGGGAAATACAGTTCCGAAACGCATTTGTCCTTCCACTGCAAACTCCAGGCATTCTGTCTTTCAGTCTCATATTCGGGAGAATTCTTCATACCCGCCAGCTTTGCGGCTACCTGCTTATCAGATATCAGCGAGGGCTCGTTAGGATCATAACTGAACGCCGTAGCCTCGGCATAAACCTGACCTGTCTTGGGATTCATGATTATACCGCAGACTCTGTCGGTAGGCTGATTCTCTTCATAAGCCTTCTGCAGACCCTTTTCCAGCATATACTGGATATTGATATCTATGTTCAGATTGAGGTCGTTGCCGTTCTGAACATCGTAGCTCTGCTTGTAACGATAAGGAATATCGTTTCCGTCCTTATCTTTTGCGGTAACTACTCTGCCGTCAACGCCTTTGAGATAGTCATCGTAATAAGCTTCAAGACCGTATATACCATTATCCTCGAAATCCGTATAACCCAGCACATGGGCAGCCAGTGATTCCTGCGGATAAACACGCTTTGTCTGTTCTTCTCCTCTTACGCCGTCTATTTTCAGCTCAGTGAGCTTTGCTTCTATCTCATCACGAAGAGTCTTCTCGATGCCCTCACCCAGTATAATGTACTGGCTAGTGATATCTCCAAGCTTGCTCCGTACATCGCCTGTGTCCATTTTCAGCTTAAGTGCCAGAAACTCCACAAGCTCATCGAATGTCTCGGTGCTTGTCTTTGCATTATCAAGTTCTTCCTTGTACTTGAGGACCTTCTCAGCATTGTCCTCGTCCTTTATCGCGGCTTTCAGTTCCTCGATACGTTTATCCCTTGCATCGCACTGCTGTTTAAGCATTATGGGGTCAACATATATCCTGTAAACCGTAGCGCTCTGGGCAAGAACATTGCCTTTCGCATCGTACATTGAACCTCTCGAAGCAGGTACCACTGTGGATTTCAGCTGCTGTGAATTAGCCAGTTCCTTCCACTTCGCGCCTTCCTTTATGGATACCTTCCATATGCCCCATATCATGTATATCAGCAAAAGCAGCACAGGCAGGCACAGCCATATGGTGAGCCTTGTTTTCATTTTTAAACTTGGTTTATCGGTCATCACTTAACCTCCGTCCCGATAAATGCGTTTTATGCCCTCTCACAGGGCAGATAAAACCTATTTGAAAATAGAACAAGAAAGCTAAGTACAACTATCTGTGCTTAACTTTCTTATATAATATATGATTTAGTGCCCCAGATATTCCGAAGCGCGATCGATCCAGCGTTTGAAACGTGCGAGAACGTCTTCCTTATCGCCGCCCTTAACTTCAGCCACTGAAGGTGTTTCGATCTCTATATACTCTATCTGAGATTTATCAAGCTTTTGCAGACCCAGTTCGTTTCTTGCATATTCCTCGACCTTGGTCATATTCATTCTCTCAGCTATCTCAGACTGCATACTTACATTCTCGTTCTGCAGCTGATCCAG from Ruminococcus albus AD2013 includes:
- a CDS encoding penicillin-binding transpeptidase domain-containing protein encodes the protein MTDKPSLKMKTRLTIWLCLPVLLLLIYMIWGIWKVSIKEGAKWKELANSQQLKSTVVPASRGSMYDAKGNVLAQSATVYRIYVDPIMLKQQCDARDKRIEELKAAIKDEDNAEKVLKYKEELDNAKTSTETFDELVEFLALKLKMDTGDVRSKLGDITSQYIILGEGIEKTLRDEIEAKLTELKIDGVRGEEQTKRVYPQESLAAHVLGYTDFEDNGIYGLEAYYDDYLKGVDGRVVTAKDKDGNDIPYRYKQSYDVQNGNDLNLNIDINIQYMLEKGLQKAYEENQPTDRVCGIIMNPKTGQVYAEATAFSYDPNEPSLISDKQVAAKLAGMKNSPEYETERQNAWSLQWKDKCVSELYFPGSVFKIITGASALEEKAISLDETFNCNNHITVEDRDISCWTTGDHGSQNLAAAMANSCNPAFVQIGLKLGADNFVKYFDGFGYNELTGIDLPGEVNSYNIHQLSWLGPVELATSAFGQTNKVTPIQMITAVSAAVNGGYVVTPRVVSSITDQNGNVVKRNDREVKRQIISEETSASMRDILKGVVETNKSSNCYIPGYSIGGKSGTSQKLDENAKGDTYVGSYCAFAPAEDPEIIMLVLVDHPTGEQFYGSMVAAPICQEVLSEVLPYMGMFPNYTEEELENVSINVPNVQYYTVEEATKTLEELGFVVKIKGEGDTVLRQMPASVKIEHGGSVVLYTDQRTEIEKVIVPSIQGLTRSQAKATLETYGLNLIAEGSAAAEEVSYALGDQTYEPGTSVPLGTAVTVTFATMEVASQ